One window from the genome of Hippocampus zosterae strain Florida chromosome 7, ASM2543408v3, whole genome shotgun sequence encodes:
- the st6galnac gene encoding alpha-N-acetylgalactosaminide alpha-2,6-sialyltransferase 2 gives MSALTRLALAAITAASVLCVYFLSGNLETSLALSWAHLGPPWSDPRLHSNRSNPVPSPAVRPGTTTPPPAANVTRHKKNSGNPTEPPFIGDSYASENVVPQTDCPDGIGSRVAKSDVSELFLKNVPVLQWSKHATAAEYLRLRPYVGANGWGSLTYQMLSDTLSLLNSSANGVVLDDWASRRDPSRCTRCAVVGNGGILKGSKMGKEIDQHHYVFRTNGAILAGFEEDVGVRTTHYTFSTNTLMNSMMNYASAGYRGPPRSQETRYVFLPDHDRDYLLMKAAAQRTLVDQGRERGKDPTAYFGKDVTAAKLKMYHPDFIRYLRNRFLPSKTLKTKYKNIYRPSTGAVMLLAALHSCDRVSAYGFMTPQYKKYSDHYYDRKYHPVGFFVNHDLMLEMNLWQRLHRAGLIALYMRS, from the exons ATGTCGGCGCTGACGCGGCTGGCGCTGGCAGCCATCACCGCAGCCTCCGTGCTGTGCGTCTACTTCCTGTCCGGGAACCTGGAGACCTCCCTGGCGCTGTCCTGGGCCCACCTCGGACCACCGTGGAG CGACCCGCGTCTCCATAGCAACCGGAGCAACCCCGTCCCCTCGCCGGCGGTCCGTCCCGGGACGACGACTCCGCCGCCGGCCGCTAACGTGACccggcacaaaaaaaattccGGGAATCCCACAGAGCCCCCCTTCATCGGGGACTCCTACGCCAGTGAAAATGTCGTGCCGCAAACC GACTGCCCCGACGGCATCGGAAGTCGCGTTGCCAAGTCGGACGTGTCTGAGCTGTTCCTGAAGAACGTTCCGGTGCTGCAGTGGTCCAAACACGCCACGGCCGCCGAATACCTTCGCCTCCGTCCGTACGTGGGCGCAAACGGCTGGGGGAGCCTCACCTATCAAA TGCTGTCAGACACACTGTCGCTGCTCAACTCGTCCGCCAACGGCGTCGTGTTGGACGACTGGGCGAGTCGCCGCGACCCGTCCCGCTGCACCCGCTGCGCCGTGGTCGGGAACGGCGGCATCCTGAAGGGCTCCAAGATGGGGAAGGAGATTGACCAGCACCACTACGTCTTCAG GACGAACGGTGCCATCCTGGCGGGCTTCGAGGAAGACGTGGGGGTGCGCACCACCCACTACACCTTCTCCACCAACACGCTGATGAACTCCATGATGAACTACGCCTCTGCCGGCTACCGAGGGCCGCCTCGGTCTCAG GAAACGCGTTACGTCTTCCTGCCCGACCACGACCGCGACTACCTGCTGATGAAGGCGGCGGCCCAGCGCACCCTCGTTGACCAAGGACGGGAACGAGGCAAAGA TCCGACCGCGTACTTCGGGAAGGACGTGACTGCGGCCAAGCTGAAGATGTACCATCCCGACTTCATTCGCTACCTCAGAAACAG GTTCCTTCCGTCCAAAACCTTGAAAACCAAATACAAGAACATCTACCGGCCGTCTACCGGCGCCGTCATGCTGCTGGCGGCGCTGCACAGCTGCGACCGCGTCAGCGCCTACGGCTTCATGACGCCACAATACAAAAAGTACTCGGACCACTACTACGACAGGAAGTACCACCCGGTAGGATTCTTTGTTAACCACGACTTGATGTTAGAGATGAACCTGTGGCAGCGGCTGCACCGAGCCGGCCTCATCGCACTTTACATGCGCTCGTGA